The DNA sequence GCAACAACAACAAGAAGTAACAAATAACaagaataacaataaattaagtTTATGATTTCTTTCCGTGGCTATATCCGAATTCTTTGCCGCCTGCATGGCCTGCTTTCTTGCCGTGGTCGTGGTGGTGGGCGTGGTGCTCCTCGTGACCGTGGTGCCCTTTGTGACCTTTGTGGTCCTCGTCGTAATGCCCTTTGTCGTGATGTCCTTTTTTGCCATGATGTTTTTCGTGATGTCCCTTTTCGTGATGTCCGCCCTTTTTGTGATGTCCTCCTTTCTTGTCGTGATGGCCGTGGAAATCTCCATGTTTGTGGTGATGGCCGCCTTTGTGGAAGTCGTCATAGAACTTGTGTTCCTTATGGTATTCATCTTTGTGTGATTTGTGGTGGAAACCGGTCGTTTTAGAACCTTTCTTATGTCCCTTTTTGTGACCGAATTTTCCTCCTTTGTGTCCATGCGCTGCTTCATGATGTTCGCCGTGATGGTCATGCTCGTCGTGATGTTTCTTTTTATGCCCTCCATGTTCGTCATGGTGGCCTTCGTGGTGATGTTTTTCATGATGTCCATGATCGCCTTTGTCGTGATGATGGTGAGACTTGTAACCTTTGTCACCTTTTTCTCCGTGTTCTTCGTGATGCTTAGCGTGGTGCTCGTGACCACCTCCTTGTTCGTGATGACTGTCCTTTGCTTTTTTGTGCTCGGTTCCAGCTAGAGCCTGATCTGCGGATGATGGTTCACTACCCGCTGCTGATAGATCTACACCAGCCTCTGCAGCCAATTCGGACTTTTCACCTTTAGACTCAGCAACATTGCGGGCATGGATTGCAATCAGCACACATGATATCAATAATAAGAGCCTCATcactgaaagaaaaaaaacccagaatagttttattttactgATGATCTTAATCAAATATAAAcagcaaaatataaattttatgtttttattcgaTGGCGACTTACTTGGTTTGGCTCTGGATCTGTAACGTGAGCTGAGACAGCTTCGATCAGAGTGTCTCAAATGTTACCGCACTTAGAATTTATAGATAAAGAACGCTTTCATCTACAGTCGATTACAAAGTAATCTTTAGCAATCGTTACTGCAGATTTCTGGGCGAGTGATTCTGCGACAGTAGTTGTTTCGACATCGGTTCATACTATGGTCAAACCAAATTAGTTCCGTCACAGATGTTTTATTTGGCAAATAATAGCAAACTTCAGAGCtcgaatttaattatttctttgtAACGACTgatataaaatttgttttcgtaaaatgcttttacttaatataaatgcaagataaaataaaacgtatGAAAACGGtaaaataaagatttatttatttacaaaaacataCAACATAACATAGTATCCAAATATCTTAATTATAATGTTATCAGTGCTTGCCATGATGGAATCCCCAGTGCTTGTGATCTTCATGGCCACCCTTCTTTCCGTGCTCGTGGTGATCGTGGTGATGTTCTTCATGTCCGTGATGACCTTTATGTCCCTTATGATCCTCATCGTAATGATGCTTATCGTGATGTCCTTTATGGCCATGATGATGCTCATCGTGACCGGAGTGATGATGACCGCCCTTCTTATGGTGTCCGCCATGTTTGTCGTGGTGTCCATGGTGATGTCCGTGTTTGTGATGTTTGCCTTCTTTGTGGTGGTCATCGTAGAAGTGATGATCTTTATGGTACTCGTCTTTATGGTATTTTTTATGGTAGCCTTCAGTTTCTTCTCCTTTGTCGTGATGTTTTTTGTGATGATGTTTACCTCCTTTGTGATGATGCCCATGTTCATGATGTTTGCCATGATGGTCATGCTCATCCCAATGTTTCTTATGGCCACCTCCATGCTCGTGATGATGTCCTTCATGATGATGTTTATGGTGATCACCATGGTCTCCtttgtgatgatgatgatgtcctTTGTGTCCCTTATGACCCTTCTCACCGTGTTCATGATGATGATGGGCGTGATGCTCCTTACCGCCTCCCTCCTCGTGGTGATGGCCTTTATGATGACTTGCGGCAGCAACGAGATCAGTTTCTTTTCTTTCAATCTCACGACCAGAACAAATTACTAAAAAACACCCCAAAAGGGCTAGGGCGGCTAGCGTCCTCATGTTTGTTTGTAGGTTGAACCTGCTAGTTGAATAATTGAACACCTCTGTTGAACTGACTCACTGCTGTCAGAGAGACCATTTTATATCATTAAAATAGTTGGTTGCAGTTGGTGAAACCATCGGGCAAGGACGCCACGAGCGCCGTGCTCGCTACGCGTTACGCCTAGTTATTGTTTGTGATGATTACGACATTTTAGATGTAAATACGCATGTAGATAGATTCATTAATTGATTCTTTAATCATAGTTCACTATATaggaaataacaattttaaatggGCGAACTTTTCATTGTCGAAGCAATTGAAAAAGTGAATAAATTAAGGTCATAAGGTGCCTAGT is a window from the Bombyx mori chromosome 12, ASM3026992v2 genome containing:
- the LOC101735643 gene encoding histidine-rich protein PFHRP-III, producing the protein MMRLLLLISCVLIAIHARNVAESKGEKSELAAEAGVDLSAAGSEPSSADQALAGTEHKKAKDSHHEQGGGHEHHAKHHEEHGEKGDKGYKSHHHHDKGDHGHHEKHHHEGHHDEHGGHKKKHHDEHDHHGEHHEAAHGHKGGKFGHKKGHKKGSKTTGFHHKSHKDEYHKEHKFYDDFHKGGHHHKHGDFHGHHDKKGGHHKKGGHHEKGHHEKHHGKKGHHDKGHYDEDHKGHKGHHGHEEHHAHHHDHGKKAGHAGGKEFGYSHGKKS
- the LOC101735784 gene encoding histidine-rich glycoprotein-like, which encodes MRTLAALALLGCFLVICSGREIERKETDLVAAASHHKGHHHEEGGGKEHHAHHHHEHGEKGHKGHKGHHHHHKGDHGDHHKHHHEGHHHEHGGGHKKHWDEHDHHGKHHEHGHHHKGGKHHHKKHHDKGEETEGYHKKYHKDEYHKDHHFYDDHHKEGKHHKHGHHHGHHDKHGGHHKKGGHHHSGHDEHHHGHKGHHDKHHYDEDHKGHKGHHGHEEHHHDHHEHGKKGGHEDHKHWGFHHGKH